Part of the Paenibacillus terrae HPL-003 genome is shown below.
CCGGAGCATATTTCATTGCCTTTTGTGGATCTTTCAGTCTATCCGGTGCAGACACAACAGCAGCTTCTTTCATTCATCATGTCGAATCTTTATTTTGAGCCCTATGAGCAGACTCAATCTCTGCAATATCGGATCATGCTGGTTCGCTTGAATTTGCGGGAACATTTGCTGCTGCTGCCATGCTCACACATTATTTTTGATGCTACGAGCAGTGTCGTTCTGCAACATCAGCTTCTGGAGGAATACGATCAGACACCACAGAGTCAGACCGTTACAACATTCCATTATCACGATTACGTGGATCATATCCGCCAAGGTCCTCAAGGACTCAGCGATTCGCAGATTGCGGAGCAATTTAAGCTCCAAGCGTTTGACAACAACAATAGCCGAATCCATGCTAAAACCCGGGAGTGTAACTATTCAGAATCTACCTCATTTACTTGGGAACTAAAGCTGGATGATATTCCAACGCAGGAGGAGGCTGCAAACCTATCGGATATTTCGTTGCAAATGGGATTTCAGTTCTTGAGCAGCTATTTTGGACAGTCCGAAGTTCCATTATGGCTGACGCAGTATGGACGAAAGTATGGGGATCGGAACTACTTTGGATCGGTGGGAGAATATATTGACCACATTCCCGTCTTACTCCAGAAGGAGGAGAAAATATCCTACGAAAATGATATCCAGAAACTTCTGGATACTGCCGCACATCACCATTTGAATTTCTTTAATTTGATTTTTAACGAAGAAATGGAACCGACTTACCCACAATCCAGTTCCATTCTAAAAAAGGGACTTGAACAATTGCCTATCGTGTTTAATCACTTGGGTAAAATGCAGGAAGGTTTAAAGGAAATCGGTACTTTGGACAGGAAGAAGGAACAGGCAAACGGAGGAAAAGCGATTTTCTTTGAGTCTGTATACACAGAAAGTGTATTACTGATTTCTCTATCCCTTCCTTTTGAAGAGGATCACGAGAAAATTCATCGACTCTTCCAAGCTGCCAGTGACAGGCTCTTAACCGCTTTAGCCATTTCGCAGTAAGGAGATGAATATGTGACTCCATTGTTTAAGAATAGCCGTTTTGTCCGTTTCTTTGCTTCCCGTACTTCTGCCAATATCGCGGACAGCATTTATTCCATCGTCCTGCTGTATTTTGTACAGCAATCGACACAGTCGGTGGCGATGACCAGCTTCACGTATACCGCCGTATCTGCCGCGTCGATTTTCAGCTTTCTCGTGGGGCCCTTGGTGGATCGCTATTCGCCGGCTTTGTTGGCGAGTATCGCTTTGTTCACACAGGCTGTGCTCATTTTGGCTGTCCCGTTTCTCATTCAGGACGGGATGGTCCATCTGGTCACTATTCTGGTTATTGTTTTTATTGCATCCTGCTTCTCTACCCTGTTTTATCCGGCCAACAGTAAAATGCTGCCGCAACTGGTACGCTCGCCGGATTTGATTGTCCAGGCGAATTCCATGATTTCGTCGACGGATCAGGTGATTAATATCGCCGGATATCTGGCCGGAGCCTCGCTCATCATCGCCATGGGGATGAAAAACACGTTTTTTCTAGCCAGCGCGATGCTGTTTCTGGCAGGCTTTGTGTATGTCAGACTCAACAAGCAAATCGACGCTCCTGCGGTGGAAGACACTAACGGTAGGGGTTCACTGAAGCTAGGGTACTATCTGAAGGAGCTGAAAGAAGGATATCTTTTTGTAAAACGGCACGCCTTCCTGCGACTGATGCTTCCGTTCTTTGCTCTGACGAACTTTTCGATGGCCATTTTAATTATTACCATGCCGTCCATCGCGGTATCCTATGGCTCACCGATCTATTACAGCTTGCTTTATGTGGCCTATTTTATCGGTATTTTTATCGGTTCCTTATTGGTCAGTGTATTGAAAAAGAATGGTATCACCATTGCAGTCTCCTGGGTAGCCATGGGGCTGGCGATCTACGTGTTTTCCATTGTGCCGGAAATGTGGATGAAGCTGTTGGCAGCTCTGTTATTAGGCATTTTTACAGGCATCATCAATGTACTGCAAACGTCTTTGATTCAAATTATTACACCGCTGCCGTTACTTGGACGGGTGGCATCCTTTCTAAATACTTTGTCCAGCGCAGCTCTGCCATTAGGGGCCTTGATTGGTGGCGCATTAGCCTTGCGTTTTGCTCTGAGTGAGGTCCTGTTTTTCAGCGGACTGATTACCGCATTGTGCGGATTGATCATGTTTCTGGTCAAGGATATTCGTCAGTTTGAGATTCCTTCAGGGGAGATTGGAAGAGTAACCTCTACTCCCGTTACTGAGGACATAGGCTAGAGCTTGATCCACAATTCATAAGTCACGCATGCAAAATGCCAGGCCCTCATCACAGGGCTTGGCATTTTTAGTATGTCTGGCTCTGGAACGTAGGAACTGATCGTTTTGGTGCTGGTTTTGTGTGGTTGCTGATTACAAAGACGAGCGTACATTTTTATCTCTTTCTTGCCTTTTTAGGCCGTCGGCTAATCGTTTCCCCTACGCAAAAGCGACCACGCGTTTCCAGCGGCTTACGTCGCTTGCCCTTATGCCCTAGAACCTGAACCTCTCTTGCAAGGGAGAAGTGATGACGTCTAAGTTCCGCACCAATCGCTCGACTAGACCATCCCAGTCGGTATAGATTTCTAGTTTGCTTCGCTCGGTTATACTAGAATGAATATAACTCGTGTTGTGATTCTCCTTGTCTGAATGGTGTATGTAACTTCATTCTACACGAATCTCCCATGGATTCTCTCAGTTTAGATGTCTCACTTCATATTACAATCCGTCATATTTAAAAAACATTGACATTTTTCAATTTTATATTTTATCATGTAATAAATTGTTATATATAACGTTTTCTTAACGAAGATAACAATTTATATTCCCTCGACGTTTTTCATCAATTTTATCTATGCTACTGGAACATTCAACTCTAAACTTATGGCTTCGGTTCACCCCTAGTTTTAACACTTCTAAGATCACACACTCACATTTCGACTTATTTTACTCACACCACGATAGGCAATTCATAAAATCCTATTCCGTTTTAAATCCTTTTTATTAAATTGTAAATCGATCTTGTTTAACATCGGAACAATTATAACTATATATATGAATTAAACTCGTTAATTGTAAATTAATTCATTTTAAATACATCATTATGGGGAGGGGAACTTCATGGCATAGCGGCTTTATAGCTGCAAAACATTTATTGAAGGACTGCTGTTATTTTGGGAAATGATCTGGAGTTGGACGAGTTTGAAGAATATGAAGCAATTTTTTTGAGAGCCAATAATTATTCCACGGGAGGAATCCGATGAGTAAAAGCCTTGAAATCGAAAAAGTGGCTAATTTGACTCCTTTGCAGGAGGGGATGCTCTTTCATACGGTGATGGAGCCAGAATCACAGGCGTATTATGAGCAGGTGCGGATTACCATCCGAGGAGTGCTGAGCTTGGAAGCTCTGCAAAAGAGCTTTCAAAATTTGGTACAGCGTCATGAATCGCTTCGTTCAAACATTTATCATAAAAGTGCCTCGCGCGCGCGGCTCATTGTGTTTAAGGAGCGGAATGCCACTCTTCGTTATGAGAATTTGACGGATATCCCTGAGATAGACAAAGCTGAAGTTATTCGTAAATATGCAGACACAGTCCGGAATGAACGTTACGATCTGAGTAAAGATTTGCTCGTCCGTTTGACCGTGCTTCAAACTCAGGCGGATGCATATACGTTGCTTTTAAGCTTTCATCATATTATCATGGACGGCTGGTGCCTCGGAATCGTAAAGGAAGAGTTATTTGGTGCTTATGAGACACTGAAAGCGGGGGAACCTGTGCTACTGCCTGTGCCGCAGTCATACACCGACTATGCCCGCTGGTTGGATAAGCAGGATAAGGCTGCAGCCAAGGAGTACTGGCGGTCTATACTGGATGGCTATGATCAGCTGGCAGTATTGCCGACCCTACCTGTATCCCGTGAGCTTCAGGCAGACGTCGGGTACTCTTTATGTGAGCATACAACATCGCTTGCGGAAGAAACGACCCGTCAATTGCGGACTGTAGCCGAACGCAATGGGGCAACCCTCAGTAGCCTGTTTTTGGCTGCGTGGGGGATCGTGTTGGGGGCTTATAACCAAAGTGAAGACGTCGTCTTTGGCACGGTTGTTTCCGGTCGTCCGCCCGCGCTTGAAGGTGTAGAACAGATGTTGGGACTATTCATTAATACCATACCCGTACGAATAAAATTTGATGCGGAACAGTCGTTCTCACACTTGCTTCGTGATGTGCAACAGATGGCCGTTCAATCACAGACGTACGACTATTGCTCACTCGCTGAAATTCAGTCTCAATCAGCGATCAAGCAGCAATTACTGGATCATTTCGTCGTATTTGAAAACTACCCGTTGGAGGATATGATCGGCCAATCTGATCTGGAGGAACGACTTGGATTCATCGTGGAGGACGTTCATCTATATGAAGAAACGCCCTACCACTTCAACATTGAAGTGGAAGACGGAAAAGCACTGAGTTTTATACTTTCCTACAACAGCTTAGTCTATAACAATGAAGCAATGACACGGTTAGCCGGACATCTGGAGCAAGTGCTTGTGCAGATTGCACGGACACCTGAAATCCTGCTGCGGGATATCCGTCTGCTGACCAGCGCAGAAGAGACAGAACTGACGAAGATATGGAGCGGACCCGTTGCCGATTATCCTGCTGGGACGATTCATGAGATATTAGAGGCACAGGCAGAACGTACACCGGAACAGACTGCTGTAATTTACGAAGATATTGCACTGACCTATCGTGAGTTGAACGAACGATCGAACCGACTGGCTCGTACGCTGCGTAGTCATGGTGTGACGGCGGACCGTTTGGTCGGTCTAATGAGTGAGCGTTCGGTGGATATGATCGTTGGGATTTTCGGCATCTTGAAGGCCGGTGGCGCGTATGTGCCTATTGACCCGACGTATCCGGAAGAGCGCATCCGTTACATGCTGGACGACTCGGGAGCACATCTGCTATTGACGCAAAATCATCTGGTGGAGAACGTAGCTTTTAACGGCAAGATACTGGTGCTGAATGGGGAGCCATCTGTATATCACGAGAACGGTACAAATCTGGAGCCAGTGTCTGGATCTAAGGATCTGGCTTACATGATCTACACATCCGGAACTACCGGGCAGCCAAAAGGAGTCATGATTGAGCAAGGCAGTGTTAGCAATCTTGTCCATGCTTTGGTTGAGCGCGTGTACAGCCGTTATGACCAGCCTTTACAGGTGGCGTGGCTGTCAGCGTATGTGTTTGACGCCTCGGTACAGCAGATCTTTGCAAGTCTTCTGTTAGGCCACACTCTGCACGTCGTTTCGCGCGAGGTCAGTTTGAATGGTGAGCAGCTCATCGCATACTACCGGAAGCACCAGATTGACCTATCGGATGGTACGCCAGCACATTTGTATATTTTGAGCGAGACCGTATTGGTAACGGAGGCACCAGGGGTAAGGCATTTTCTGATTGGTGGCGAGGCGTTGTCGGTACAGTTGGTAAACGCATTCCTGCATAAATGGTCCGGGTATCACCCGGTCATCACCAATGTGTACGGCCCCACGGAAACGACGGTAGATGCGACCGCTTATACAATTGAAGATCCAGAAGACCTGAATGTTCTTCTTGAAAAAGGAGCACACACTCTATCCATTGGAACCCCGCTAGTGAACCAGTCGGTGTACATTCTAGATACGCATCAAAAACCGGTGCCGATTGGCGTTGCCGGTGAGCTGTATATCAGTGGTGCAGGTGTAGCACGTGGGTATATGAACCGTGGAGAGCTGACGGCGGAGAAATTTATGAAAAATCCGTTTTCCGGTGGAGTATCTGGCTATGAGCAGATGTATCGGACAGGGGATTTGGCAAGATGGATAGCGGACGGCGATATCGAATATCTGGGGCGGCTCGACCATCAGGTGAAAATCCGGGGGTATCGGATTGAACTGGGCGAGGTTGAATCGCAGTTGCTGAAAGTGGAACGGGTACGGGAAGTAGTAGTGATTGCCCATGCAGACGAAACAGGACAAAAGCAGATGGTGGCGTATTACGTCGCCGCGCAGGAAATCGACGTAGCCGATTTGAGAAGCGAACTAGGCCAGAAAATGCCAAGTTATATGATCCCGTTGTACTTCGTGCAACTGGATCGGATGCCTTTAAGTCCGAACGGTAAAATCGACCGCAAGGCATTGCCAGCACCGGAAGCCAGTCTGCAAAGCGGAGTGGAGCATATCGCAGCACGGACGTGGGTGGAATCGGAATTGGCTCAAATCTGGCAGGACGTGCTGGGCTTGCCGCAAGTTGGCGTGAAGGAAAACTTCTTTGAAATTGGTGGACATTCACTACGGGCGATGACGCTGGTCTCCAAGATTCATAAAGAATTGAACAAATCACTTTCACTACGCAGTATTTTTGAAGCTCCAACAATCGAGCAGTTGGCGGCTGTAATTGAAAGTCTGGATCAAGTGGTGTACGCATCGATTCCGGTGACGGAAGAGCGTGCCTACTACCCGCTGTCCTCTGCACAAAAACGGATGTATGTACTGAACCGAATCGATCCGGATGATGTAAACTACAACATGCCAGCGGTGATCCAGGTAAGTGGCTCTCTGGATGTGAAACGGGTGGAAGAAGCGTTCCGTCAGATAATTTTACGCCATGCAACCCTTCGTACTAGCTTTGAATTGGTGAACGGTGAGCCTATCCAGCGGATTCAGGACACCGTACCGTTCGAAGTGGAGTATATGAAGATAGAAGAACAACAGATCGTAACGGATGTGCTTGCTTTAGAAGTGAAAATAGATTCACTCGTTCGCGCTTTTGTACGTCCGTTTAATCTGCAAACCGCTCCGTTACTGCGGGTAGCATTGGTAGACCTAGCCGTACAAAGAATAGATGAAAAACCGCAGCATCTTTTGATGGTCGACATGCATCATATCATCTCGGACGGTGTGTCGACGGGGGTTCTCACCAACGAATTTGTTCGATTGTATAGCGGTGAGGAGTTGCCTTCACTGCGCATTCAATACAAAGACTACGCCATATGGCAACAAAGCCAGGCGCAACAGGAGTGGATGAAGCGTCAGGAAGCATATTGGCTCAATACTTTCCAGGGTGAGCTGCCTGTGCTGGACTTGCCAACTGATTTTGCCCGCCCAGCGGTGAGGAGTACAGCAGGCGACACGGTGATGTTTGGATTGGAGCGCGAAGTTAGTGAACGCTTGAAAGAGTTGGCGGCGCAAACCGGCTCCACGCTGTACATGGTACTCCTGGCAGCCTACACGGCACTGCTGCATCAGTACACAGGGCAGAAAGATATCATTGTTGGCACCCCAATTGCCGGACGTCCACATGCCGATCTGGAACCCATCATTGGGATGTTCGTCGGAACCCTCGCACTACGCAATTATCCGACCGCAGAGCAGACGTTCCGCAGCTATGTAGAAGATGTGAAAATCCGTGCTTTACAAGCCTACGAGCATCAGGACTATCCGTTTGAGACACTGGTGGATCAGCTGAATGTCAAGCGGGATATGAGCCGAAATCCGGTCTTCGATACGATGGTTGTGCTGCAAAACACCGAGCAAAGCGAGTTGAAGCTCAAAGATCTGAGCTTTCGTCTATACGATATGGAGCAAACTCCAGTGAAGTTTGACCTGACGCTGGAAGCGAGAGAGGAAGAATCCGGAATACAGTTCGGATTGCAGTATGCGACCACGCTGTACCAGCGGGAAACAATTGAGCAGATCACGCGCCACTTTGTACGGTTGGCTGAAGTAATTGCGGCTAGCCCAGATACCACATTGAGTGAGCTGGAATGGATTACAGTGGAAGAAACAGTGGATGTACTGAAAGTGCATCAAGAACGTCAGAAGGCTTCTCGTTACTGGAGTGCATACCTGGATGGATATGAAGAACAGGCCTGTTTGCCACAGGCCAAAATACCAGGTAACACGGAATATAAGGCAGAGCGTCTGGATTTTGATCTGGGCGCAAGCCTGACGGCCGGAATTTGGCAGATTGCCCAACGTGATCAGGTAACGATGAATGCGCTAGTACAAACCGTTTGGGGCATTTTGCTTCAAAAATATAATGGTATGGATGATGTCGTGTTTGGCAGCGTGGTTCTAGAGAGCGCTACGGACATACCGTATGCCGAGCCCGAGATCAGTTCTCCCCTGAATCCGGTACCCGTTCGTATTTGCAGCAACGAGGATAGTCTGTTCTCTGATATGATGAAGCAAAATCAGGAACACTTCAGAGCTTCCCTTCCATATAATATGTATTCGTTGGATGATATCCAAGCGCTGACGGAGCTAAAGCAGGATTTGATCAACCATAGAATTATTTTCGCAAATGCTCCGATGAACGAACAAGTGGAGCAGCGGGGTGACGGTGGAGAGGCCAGCTTAGAAAATGCCGGGTTCGAGTCTGCTGAGCCTAGCAACTATGACTTTAATCTGGTGATACGATCTGGGGAAACCATTCAAACGAGCTTTGGCTACAATGCACGGGCATTTGAGCGCGAGAGTATAGAGCAAATTCAAGGGCATTTGGTGCGATTGCTAGAGCAAGTGGTGGCGAACCCGGAAATCAGGGTGCATGAACTGGATGTGGTGACTGAGTCGGAGCGCGAGCAAATCGTTGGTGTTTGGAGCAATATATCAGCGGAATATCCACGTGAGCAAACGATTCACGAGTTATTCGAAGCGCAAGCAGCGCAGACACCGGAGCAGGCGGCATTGTTTTTCGAGGGAGAGCAACTGACTTACCGCGAATTAAACGAGCGTGCCAATCGTCTGGCTCGTACCTTGCGGAGTCATGGTGTAACGACAGATCGTTTGGTCGGTCTGATGACCGAGCGTTCGATGGATATGGTTGTGGGCATCTTCGCGATATTAAAAGCAGGAGGCGCGTATGTACCTTTAGATCCGACGTATCCAGAAGAGCGTATCCGCTACATGCTTGATAATTCCGGGGCGGACATTTTATTGACACAAAGCCGACTGGCGGAAAAAGTGGCCTTCGACGGCAAAGTGCTGATACTGGATGGAGAACAGGCTGAGAGCGCAACGGCTGCTGTGAATGCACTTTTCACAGATACACAGGCAGCTACATCAAGTGAAAAAGCTAAGAATCGGCT
Proteins encoded:
- a CDS encoding MFS transporter, producing the protein MTPLFKNSRFVRFFASRTSANIADSIYSIVLLYFVQQSTQSVAMTSFTYTAVSAASIFSFLVGPLVDRYSPALLASIALFTQAVLILAVPFLIQDGMVHLVTILVIVFIASCFSTLFYPANSKMLPQLVRSPDLIVQANSMISSTDQVINIAGYLAGASLIIAMGMKNTFFLASAMLFLAGFVYVRLNKQIDAPAVEDTNGRGSLKLGYYLKELKEGYLFVKRHAFLRLMLPFFALTNFSMAILIITMPSIAVSYGSPIYYSLLYVAYFIGIFIGSLLVSVLKKNGITIAVSWVAMGLAIYVFSIVPEMWMKLLAALLLGIFTGIINVLQTSLIQIITPLPLLGRVASFLNTLSSAALPLGALIGGALALRFALSEVLFFSGLITALCGLIMFLVKDIRQFEIPSGEIGRVTSTPVTEDIG